In Mobula hypostoma chromosome 11, sMobHyp1.1, whole genome shotgun sequence, the following are encoded in one genomic region:
- the LOC134354365 gene encoding ICOS ligand-like isoform X1: MDPGVRRAVRVTRLTLGLFGSGILLLCCRAESLTPLTVTGIVGESSLLPCMNTELGKKVNNEIRVYWQVASQCIYAFYSGQEHPDQNYSHRAKLFSTEFKQGNFSLLLTDLQVSDEAKYICLIQLKTLSLNYDVVLKVTVTLQIAAHYKDPELTVEGEQNEGEPMRLTCSSCGGYPEPTVHWTSGFLDIDENSTAKVYTNCSPEHLCNITSTLRIQSPVNNVTCKIYNAKLKENKTATYFRKEPLDTDKNAIVSESVTHHRWTIPMVIVVVILVLLAVYIVRRHFSKSPSADDVPAQKGELASFVSLDPAV; the protein is encoded by the exons GGTGACCCGGCTGACGCTTGGGCTGTTTGGATCGGGAATATTGCTTTTGTGTTGCAGAGCAG AATCATTGACTCCCCTTACCGTGACAGGAATTGTTGGAGAAAGTTCTCTTCTGCCTTGCATGAACACCGAGTTGGGAAAAAAAGTCAATAATGAGATACGTGTTTACTGGCAAGTGGCGTCCCAGTGCATTTATGCCTTTTACTCAGGTCAGGAACATCCCGACCAGAACTACAGCCACAGAGCAAAGCTATTTTCCACAGAATTTAAACAAGGTAACTTCTCCCTCCTTCTGACTGACCTCCAAGTGAGTGACGAAGCCAAGTACATCTGCCTCATTCAGTTGAAAACGCTGTCTTTGAATTACGACGTGGTACTAAAAGTTACAGTTACATTGCAAATAGCAG CCCACTACAAAGACCCTGAACTGACCGTAGAGGGAGAACAGAATGAAGGGGAGCCCATGAGGCTGACTTGCTCCTCATGCGGAGGTTATCCAGAACCAACTGTACACTGGACCAGTGGCTTCCTGGACATCGATGAAAACAGTACGGCCAAGGTTTACACTAATTGTTCTCCTGAGCACCTCTGCAATATTACCTCCACTCTGAGGATCCAGAGCCCAGTTAACAACGTTACCTGTAAAATATACAACGCTAAGCTGAAGGAGAATAAAACTGCAACGTATTTCAGGA AAGAACCCTTGGATACTGATAAAAATGCCATAGTTTCTGAGAGTGTAACACATCATAGATGGACGATACCGATGGTTATTGTTGTGGTTATATTGGTGCTCCTGGCAGTTTACATTGTCAGGAGACATTTCAGCAAGTCTCCAAGTG
- the LOC134354365 gene encoding ICOS ligand-like isoform X2 produces the protein MDPGVRRAVRVTRLTLGLFGSGILLLCCRAESLTPLTVTGIVGESSLLPCMNTELGKKVNNEIRVYWQVASQCIYAFYSGQEHPDQNYSHRAKLFSTEFKQGNFSLLLTDLQVSDEAKYICLIQLKTLSLNYDVVLKVTVTLQIAAHYKDPELTVEGEQNEGEPMRLTCSSCGGYPEPTVHWTSGFLDIDENSTAKVYTNCSPEHLCNITSTLRIQSPVNNVTCKIYNAKLKENKTATYFRKEPLDTDKNAIVSESVTHHRWTIPMVIVVVILVLLAVYIVRRHFSKSPSDVTKGRLRDVLQIGC, from the exons GGTGACCCGGCTGACGCTTGGGCTGTTTGGATCGGGAATATTGCTTTTGTGTTGCAGAGCAG AATCATTGACTCCCCTTACCGTGACAGGAATTGTTGGAGAAAGTTCTCTTCTGCCTTGCATGAACACCGAGTTGGGAAAAAAAGTCAATAATGAGATACGTGTTTACTGGCAAGTGGCGTCCCAGTGCATTTATGCCTTTTACTCAGGTCAGGAACATCCCGACCAGAACTACAGCCACAGAGCAAAGCTATTTTCCACAGAATTTAAACAAGGTAACTTCTCCCTCCTTCTGACTGACCTCCAAGTGAGTGACGAAGCCAAGTACATCTGCCTCATTCAGTTGAAAACGCTGTCTTTGAATTACGACGTGGTACTAAAAGTTACAGTTACATTGCAAATAGCAG CCCACTACAAAGACCCTGAACTGACCGTAGAGGGAGAACAGAATGAAGGGGAGCCCATGAGGCTGACTTGCTCCTCATGCGGAGGTTATCCAGAACCAACTGTACACTGGACCAGTGGCTTCCTGGACATCGATGAAAACAGTACGGCCAAGGTTTACACTAATTGTTCTCCTGAGCACCTCTGCAATATTACCTCCACTCTGAGGATCCAGAGCCCAGTTAACAACGTTACCTGTAAAATATACAACGCTAAGCTGAAGGAGAATAAAACTGCAACGTATTTCAGGA AAGAACCCTTGGATACTGATAAAAATGCCATAGTTTCTGAGAGTGTAACACATCATAGATGGACGATACCGATGGTTATTGTTGTGGTTATATTGGTGCTCCTGGCAGTTTACATTGTCAGGAGACATTTCAGCAAGTCTCCAAGTG